Part of the Natronogracilivirga saccharolytica genome is shown below.
GGATGAAGACGGATATTTCTGGATTATCGGCCGGATCGATGATGTAATCAAGGTCAGCGGATACCGTCTGGGTACTGCTGAAGTCGAGAGTGCCCTCGTGAGCCACCCGTCGGTTTCAGAAGCGGCGGCAATTGCGCTGCCTCATGAAGTCAAGGGGAATGCCATATACACCTATGTGATACTTAAACAGGGAGTGAAAGGGGGCAAGAGCCTGGAAGAGGAGCTCAGGCAGCACGTGAGTGATGAGATCGGCCCGATCGCCCGTCCGGAAGTGGTTCAGTTTCTGGATTCCCTGCCCAAAACCCGAAGCGGGAAAATTATGCGGAGGGTACTGAAGGCCCGGGCCATGGGTGTTGATGAAGGTGATTTGTCAACCCTGGAAGAGTGATCCTCCGGCCGTTTCGCCTGCGAAAGAAAAAAAGCCATCCCGTCATACTTTCGGGATGGCTTTTTTAATACGCTGAAAGAGAATACCCGTCAGCTAACGGGGGGCAGAGACTTCAGGATTTTTTATCCGCTCCTTTCAGACGGCGTGGATTAACTGTAAACACCGCATTTTCTACGTGCCGGACCACATTGGATGCGGTACTGCCAAGGCGGAGATACTCAAGGCCGGTACGGCCGATGGTTGCCATGATCACCAGATTATATTCGCCCTTGTGCACTATCTTGGTGATCTTTTCGTGAATAGAGCGCTGTGTGGAGACCACATCGGTTTTCACAAGATCTTTCATATCACTGAAGCGCTCTTCAACCAGCTCCCTCATTTGCTTCTTTTTGGTATCGGTGGCAGCCTGAATTTGCGGAATACTGCCAAACTGCTCAAAACTGACGACATGAATGATATCCAGCCGGGCTTTGGAAGCTTCTGCGATACTCCTGGCAAAGGGAACCGCCTTGAGCGAATATTCGGAAAAGTCTGTTGTCAGCAGAATTTTCTCAAGCGGAGCGATACTGGATTTTTCCTCGACAACAACCACCGGTACCGGAGCAAACCGGATAACTTTTTCTGCGACCGAGCCCATGATCAGCCGTGAAAATCCGGTACGGCCATGGGTGGTCATAACGATCAGATCAAAGTTTTGGGCAGCTTCAA
Proteins encoded:
- a CDS encoding universal stress protein, with protein sequence MKNANILVPIDFSELSYKALESAVTFAKLFDGAITPFHSYVSMSDVDIPETSKSSEKLFKDHEQLEKKLAAKLDQKASQYVDSEFLNKGMIQVGNPADAIIEAAQNFDLIVMTTHGRTGFSRLIMGSVAEKVIRFAPVPVVVVEEKSSIAPLEKILLTTDFSEYSLKAVPFARSIAEASKARLDIIHVVSFEQFGSIPQIQAATDTKKKQMRELVEERFSDMKDLVKTDVVSTQRSIHEKITKIVHKGEYNLVIMATIGRTGLEYLRLGSTASNVVRHVENAVFTVNPRRLKGADKKS